In the genome of Salinispirillum sp. LH 10-3-1, one region contains:
- the rpsE gene encoding 30S ribosomal protein S5: protein MANVDQQQSVELQEKLVQVNRVAKVVKGGRVFGFTALTVVGDGKGKVGFGRGKAKEVPAAIQKAMDAARRNVVTIDLDGTTLQYPVKARHGAAKVYMQPASEGTGIIAGGAMRAVLEIAGVQNVLAKCYGSTNPVNVVRATIKGLSAMRAPEEIAAKRGKSVDEILG, encoded by the coding sequence ATGGCGAACGTAGATCAGCAGCAGTCTGTAGAACTGCAGGAAAAATTGGTTCAAGTGAACCGCGTTGCCAAAGTGGTCAAGGGTGGTCGTGTATTCGGCTTCACCGCCTTGACTGTGGTAGGCGACGGTAAAGGTAAAGTGGGCTTCGGTCGCGGTAAAGCGAAAGAAGTACCTGCGGCAATTCAAAAGGCTATGGATGCGGCACGCCGCAACGTAGTTACTATCGACCTGGACGGCACAACGTTGCAGTACCCGGTTAAGGCCCGTCACGGTGCCGCTAAAGTGTATATGCAGCCTGCCTCTGAAGGTACAGGTATCATTGCCGGCGGTGCGATGCGTGCGGTGCTGGAAATTGCCGGTGTACAGAACGTACTGGCTAAGTGCTACGGTTCTACGAACCCGGTTAACGTTGTGCGGGCGACCATCAAAGGTCTGAGCGCTATGCGTGCACCGGAAGAAATTGCCGCTAAGCGTGGCAAGTCTGTAGACGAAATTCTGGGGTAA
- the rplO gene encoding 50S ribosomal protein L15, with protein sequence MHLNELSPAAGAKQSPKRVGRGIGSGLGKTGGRGHKGQKSRSGGGVKPGFEGGQMPLQRRLPKFGFTSRKQAVRSEIRLHELAKVEGDVVDLKALQDANVVTRSIKVVKVINSGEINRAVTIKGLNVTEGAKKAIEAAGGKVEA encoded by the coding sequence ATGCATTTGAATGAACTGAGTCCTGCTGCTGGCGCGAAACAGAGCCCTAAGCGGGTTGGTCGTGGCATTGGTAGCGGTCTGGGTAAGACCGGTGGTCGTGGTCACAAAGGCCAGAAGTCGCGTTCAGGCGGCGGCGTTAAGCCAGGTTTTGAAGGCGGTCAGATGCCTTTGCAGCGTCGTCTGCCAAAATTTGGTTTCACTTCTCGTAAGCAAGCAGTGCGTTCGGAAATCCGTTTGCACGAGCTGGCGAAAGTTGAAGGCGACGTAGTAGATCTGAAAGCACTGCAAGATGCCAACGTGGTGACGCGTAGCATTAAAGTGGTCAAGGTCATCAACTCCGGCGAAATCAATCGCGCTGTAACGATTAAAGGTCTGAACGTGACCGAAGGTGCCAAAAAGGCCATCGAAGCAGCGGGCGGAAAAGTAGAGGCGTAA
- the rpmD gene encoding 50S ribosomal protein L30, with product MAKKTLKVELFRSPIATLPKHKLCVQGLGLRKIGQVRELEDTPSVRGMINKVNYMVRVVGE from the coding sequence ATGGCTAAGAAGACATTGAAAGTTGAATTGTTTCGTAGCCCGATTGCGACTCTGCCGAAGCACAAATTGTGTGTACAGGGTCTGGGTCTGCGTAAGATCGGCCAAGTTCGTGAACTGGAAGACACTCCTTCTGTTCGCGGGATGATTAACAAAGTTAACTACATGGTCCGTGTAGTAGGGGAATAG
- the rplE gene encoding 50S ribosomal protein L5: protein MSRLKALYKSDVMPALTKEFGYKNVMEVPRVTKITLNMGVGEAIGDKKQIENAIADLEAISGQKAVVTKARKSIAGFKIREGWPIGAKVTLRAERMWEFLDRLVDISLPRVRDFRGINPKSFDGRGNYSMGVREQIIFPEIEYDKVDKLRGLDITITTTARTNDEGRALLKALSFPFRN, encoded by the coding sequence ATGTCAAGATTAAAAGCATTGTACAAATCTGACGTTATGCCTGCTCTGACCAAAGAGTTTGGCTACAAAAACGTCATGGAAGTACCACGCGTCACCAAGATCACTCTGAATATGGGTGTGGGTGAAGCGATTGGTGATAAGAAGCAGATCGAAAATGCGATCGCTGACCTGGAAGCAATTTCTGGTCAGAAGGCTGTTGTCACGAAAGCACGTAAGTCTATTGCAGGCTTTAAGATTCGTGAAGGCTGGCCGATTGGTGCCAAAGTGACCCTGCGCGCTGAGCGTATGTGGGAATTTCTGGATCGCCTGGTCGACATCTCACTGCCACGTGTACGTGACTTCCGAGGTATCAATCCTAAGTCGTTTGATGGCCGTGGTAACTACAGCATGGGTGTGCGTGAGCAGATCATCTTCCCGGAAATTGAGTACGACAAAGTAGACAAGCTGCGTGGATTAGACATCACCATCACGACTACTGCCCGTACTAATGACGAAGGCCGCGCTTTGCTGAAAGCCCTGTCCTTCCCATTCCGCAACTAA
- the rpsM gene encoding 30S ribosomal protein S13 has product MARIAGVNIPDAKHAAISLTYIFGIGRTTARSICEASGIQPTRKIGDLSEDELDVVRNEVAKYAVEGDLRREVQMNIKRLMDLGCYRGIRHRRSLPLRGQRTKTNARTRKGPRKPIKR; this is encoded by the coding sequence ATGGCACGTATTGCCGGCGTTAACATTCCTGACGCCAAGCATGCTGCGATTTCGCTCACATACATTTTTGGTATTGGGCGGACAACTGCACGTAGCATCTGCGAAGCATCAGGTATTCAGCCAACCCGCAAGATTGGCGACCTATCTGAAGACGAACTCGACGTAGTTCGTAATGAAGTCGCTAAATACGCGGTTGAAGGTGACCTGCGGCGTGAAGTCCAGATGAACATCAAGCGATTGATGGATCTGGGTTGCTACCGCGGTATTCGCCACCGCCGCAGCTTGCCGCTGCGCGGTCAGCGTACAAAAACGAATGCTCGGACTCGTAAGGGACCGCGCAAGCCTATTAAACGTTAA
- the rplP gene encoding 50S ribosomal protein L16, producing MLQPKRTKFRKMQKGRNRGLALRGSKVSFGEYALKSTGRGRITSRQIEAARRAMTRKVKRGGKIWIRVFPDKPISKKPLEVRMGKGKGNVEYWVAQIKPGKVLYEMEGVSEELAREAFSLAAAKLPVPTVFIKRTVM from the coding sequence ATGTTACAGCCAAAACGTACCAAATTTAGAAAGATGCAGAAGGGCCGTAACCGCGGTCTGGCTTTGCGCGGTAGCAAGGTCAGTTTCGGCGAGTACGCTCTGAAGTCAACGGGCCGTGGCCGGATCACCTCTCGCCAAATCGAGGCAGCGCGTCGTGCGATGACTCGTAAGGTTAAGCGGGGCGGTAAAATCTGGATTCGTGTTTTCCCTGACAAGCCGATCTCCAAAAAGCCTCTTGAGGTGCGGATGGGTAAAGGTAAGGGTAACGTTGAATACTGGGTTGCTCAGATTAAACCTGGCAAGGTCCTGTATGAAATGGAAGGCGTATCAGAAGAGCTGGCGCGTGAAGCATTTTCGCTTGCCGCTGCTAAGTTGCCTGTGCCAACCGTATTTATCAAACGGACGGTGATGTGA
- the rpmJ gene encoding 50S ribosomal protein L36, producing the protein MKVRASVKKICRNCKIIRRNGAVRVICTDPKHKQRQG; encoded by the coding sequence ATGAAAGTTCGCGCATCTGTTAAGAAGATTTGTCGCAACTGCAAAATCATTCGTCGTAATGGTGCCGTACGAGTGATTTGTACAGATCCTAAGCACAAACAGCGCCAAGGATAA
- the rpsC gene encoding 30S ribosomal protein S3, translated as MGQKVHPTGIRLGITKDHRSVWFAESKDYADKLVNDIQVREYLERKLAKASVSKIIIERPAQNAKITIHTARPGIVIGKKGEDVEVLRNEVSKMMGIPVHINIEEIRKPDLDAVLVGQNVASQLERRVMFRRAMKRAVQNAMRAGAKGVKIQVGGRLGGAEIARTEWYREGRVPLHTLRADIDYANIEAQTTYGILGIKVWIFKGEVLGGIEEVRAQEKAPKKKAAR; from the coding sequence ATGGGTCAGAAAGTTCACCCAACCGGTATTCGCCTTGGGATCACCAAAGACCACCGCTCTGTGTGGTTCGCGGAATCCAAAGATTATGCCGACAAATTGGTAAATGACATTCAGGTGCGTGAGTATCTCGAGCGGAAGCTGGCGAAAGCGTCAGTGAGCAAGATTATCATCGAGCGCCCTGCACAGAACGCCAAGATCACCATCCACACTGCCCGTCCTGGTATCGTGATTGGTAAGAAAGGCGAAGATGTTGAAGTGCTGCGTAATGAAGTGTCCAAAATGATGGGCATTCCTGTACACATCAACATTGAAGAAATTCGCAAGCCAGACCTGGACGCTGTCCTGGTAGGTCAGAACGTAGCCAGTCAGTTGGAACGTCGTGTAATGTTTCGTCGCGCTATGAAGCGTGCGGTACAGAACGCTATGCGTGCCGGTGCTAAGGGCGTGAAGATCCAGGTTGGTGGGCGTTTGGGCGGAGCTGAAATCGCGCGTACCGAATGGTACCGCGAGGGTCGTGTGCCTTTGCATACTTTGCGTGCCGATATCGACTACGCAAACATCGAAGCACAGACCACCTACGGTATCCTGGGTATCAAAGTGTGGATCTTCAAAGGTGAAGTTCTGGGCGGCATTGAAGAAGTGCGCGCACAGGAAAAAGCACCTAAGAAGAAAGCAGCTCGGTAA
- the rplX gene encoding 50S ribosomal protein L24: MRKLKTGDEVIVIAGKDKGKRGKITKVVKTERKGDKFVVSGINKVKKHQKPNPQANVQGGIVEKELPIAASNVAIFNPETNKGDRVGFKTLEDGRKVRFFKSTSQQIEE; encoded by the coding sequence ATGAGAAAGCTTAAAACAGGTGACGAAGTCATCGTTATTGCCGGTAAAGACAAAGGCAAGCGTGGCAAAATCACCAAAGTTGTAAAGACTGAGCGTAAGGGCGACAAGTTCGTGGTGTCTGGCATCAACAAGGTGAAGAAGCACCAGAAGCCAAACCCGCAAGCCAACGTTCAGGGCGGCATTGTCGAGAAAGAACTGCCGATCGCAGCTTCCAACGTAGCTATTTTCAATCCGGAAACCAATAAAGGTGACCGTGTTGGTTTCAAGACGCTGGAAGACGGTCGTAAGGTTCGTTTCTTCAAGTCCACTAGCCAGCAGATTGAAGAGTAG
- the rplF gene encoding 50S ribosomal protein L6, with translation MSRIANQPVVVPGGVDVKIANGIVTVKGGKGQLTLNLHPTVSVKEDAGILSVSANDGAKQSRAMAGTTRSLVNNMVIGVSQGFEKRLQLNGVGYRAKANGRTLNLTLGFSHPIDYELPEGVTAETPTQTEVVVTGVDKQQVGQVAAEIRAFRAPEPYKGKGVRYAGEQVRRKETKKK, from the coding sequence ATGTCTCGAATAGCTAATCAACCAGTAGTTGTGCCTGGCGGCGTTGATGTAAAAATTGCCAACGGCATTGTTACTGTAAAGGGCGGCAAAGGTCAGCTTACGCTGAATCTGCACCCTACTGTCAGCGTTAAAGAAGACGCTGGAATTTTGTCTGTTTCCGCCAATGATGGCGCGAAGCAGTCGCGTGCCATGGCCGGAACTACCCGTTCTCTGGTGAACAACATGGTTATTGGTGTCAGTCAGGGCTTTGAAAAGCGTCTGCAGCTGAATGGCGTCGGTTACCGCGCTAAAGCCAATGGCCGTACGTTGAACCTGACTTTGGGCTTCTCTCACCCGATCGACTATGAACTGCCAGAAGGTGTCACTGCGGAAACGCCGACCCAGACGGAAGTAGTAGTGACCGGTGTAGACAAGCAACAGGTCGGTCAGGTGGCAGCCGAAATCCGTGCTTTCCGTGCGCCAGAGCCTTATAAAGGCAAAGGTGTTCGTTACGCGGGTGAGCAGGTTCGCCGTAAAGAAACCAAGAAGAAGTAA
- the rplN gene encoding 50S ribosomal protein L14, translated as MIQTQTILDVADNSGAKRVQCIKVLGGSHRRYARIGDLIKVSVKEAIPRGKVKKGQVMNAVVVRTRKGVRRPDGSVIRFDTNSAVLLNANQAPIGTRIFGPVTRELRTEKFMKIISLAPEVL; from the coding sequence ATGATTCAAACACAAACGATACTCGACGTAGCGGACAACAGCGGTGCCAAACGTGTTCAATGCATCAAGGTACTGGGTGGTTCTCACCGTCGGTATGCAAGAATTGGTGATCTGATCAAGGTCTCCGTGAAGGAAGCAATTCCGCGCGGTAAGGTCAAAAAAGGTCAGGTCATGAATGCTGTGGTAGTTCGTACTAGAAAAGGCGTGCGTCGTCCTGACGGATCTGTGATCCGCTTCGACACCAATTCAGCAGTATTGCTGAACGCCAACCAAGCGCCTATCGGCACCCGTATTTTCGGACCGGTAACGCGTGAACTGCGAACTGAAAAATTCATGAAGATCATTTCCCTGGCGCCGGAAGTACTGTAA
- the rpsN gene encoding 30S ribosomal protein S14 — protein sequence MAKESMKAREAKRAKLVAKFAEKRAALKAVINSPNSSDEERWEAQIALQKLPRDASPVRQQRRCQLTGRPHGVYRKFGLSRNMLRAHTMRGNVPGLKKASW from the coding sequence ATGGCAAAAGAGAGCATGAAGGCACGCGAAGCGAAACGCGCCAAACTGGTTGCTAAGTTCGCTGAGAAACGTGCTGCCCTTAAAGCAGTAATTAATAGTCCAAACAGTTCTGACGAAGAACGTTGGGAAGCTCAAATTGCGTTGCAGAAACTGCCACGTGATGCGAGTCCAGTCCGCCAGCAGCGTCGCTGCCAGCTGACCGGTCGTCCTCACGGCGTTTATCGTAAGTTCGGTTTAAGTCGAAACATGCTGCGCGCGCACACAATGCGTGGTAATGTACCCGGCCTGAAAAAAGCAAGCTGGTAA
- the rplV gene encoding 50S ribosomal protein L22, producing the protein METKAVLRGARLSAQKGRLVADLIRGKKVEEALDILTFSPKKGAAIIKKVLESAVANAEHNDGADIDELKVSTIFVDEGMTMKRIRPRAKGRADRVLKRSCHITVKVAD; encoded by the coding sequence ATGGAAACTAAAGCTGTATTGCGTGGTGCCCGTCTGTCTGCTCAGAAAGGCCGTTTGGTAGCAGACCTCATCCGGGGTAAGAAAGTTGAGGAAGCATTAGACATCCTCACTTTCAGCCCTAAGAAAGGTGCTGCGATCATTAAGAAGGTGCTGGAGAGTGCAGTGGCGAACGCCGAGCACAATGATGGCGCTGACATCGACGAGCTGAAGGTATCAACAATTTTTGTTGATGAAGGCATGACGATGAAGCGTATTCGTCCACGAGCCAAGGGTCGCGCAGATCGCGTCCTGAAGCGTTCGTGCCATATCACCGTCAAGGTCGCGGATTAA
- the rpsH gene encoding 30S ribosomal protein S8 codes for MSMQDTLADMFTRIRNGQQAGKQTVTMPASKLKKAVADVLIAEGYLASVEVSADVKPELTVALKYYKGQPVIESIKRVSRPGLRQYRGTEELTKVSAGLGVSIVSTSQGIMTDRAARKAGIGGEIICEVF; via the coding sequence ATGAGTATGCAAGATACGTTGGCGGATATGTTTACGCGTATTCGCAACGGGCAGCAAGCTGGTAAGCAAACAGTTACCATGCCTGCTTCCAAGCTGAAAAAAGCGGTTGCTGATGTACTGATCGCAGAAGGCTATTTGGCCTCTGTTGAAGTTTCAGCAGACGTAAAGCCTGAATTAACAGTGGCCCTGAAATACTATAAAGGCCAGCCTGTTATCGAGAGCATCAAGCGCGTTAGCCGTCCTGGTCTGCGTCAGTACCGTGGTACTGAAGAGCTGACTAAGGTGTCTGCCGGTTTAGGTGTATCCATCGTCTCCACCTCGCAGGGTATTATGACCGATCGCGCCGCCCGTAAGGCCGGTATCGGTGGTGAGATCATCTGCGAAGTATTCTAA
- the rpsD gene encoding 30S ribosomal protein S4 produces the protein MARYIGPTCKLARREGTDLFLKSGVRSLDTKCKLETAPGVHGARRGRLSDYGLQLREKQKVRRIYGILEKQFRNYYKAAAAKKGATGENLLQLLEGRLDNVVYRMGYGSTRSESRQLVSHKAIEVNGQLVNIPSYQVRPGDVVAVREKSQAQLRIKGALDLAGSRAPVAWIEVDAKKMSGVFKNRPERSDLSADINENLIVELYSK, from the coding sequence ATGGCAAGATATATTGGCCCTACGTGTAAACTGGCACGTCGTGAAGGCACAGATCTGTTCCTGAAGAGCGGTGTTCGTTCACTGGATACGAAATGTAAACTCGAAACAGCTCCTGGTGTGCATGGCGCACGTCGTGGCCGGTTGTCAGATTACGGCCTACAGCTGCGTGAAAAGCAGAAAGTACGTCGTATCTACGGCATCCTGGAAAAGCAGTTTCGTAACTATTACAAAGCGGCAGCGGCTAAGAAAGGCGCTACCGGTGAAAACCTGCTGCAATTGCTGGAAGGTCGTCTGGATAACGTGGTTTACCGCATGGGCTATGGCTCAACGCGTTCAGAATCACGTCAGCTGGTCAGCCACAAGGCGATCGAAGTTAACGGTCAACTGGTGAATATTCCTTCCTATCAGGTACGCCCTGGTGACGTAGTGGCAGTACGTGAGAAAAGTCAGGCTCAGTTGCGCATTAAAGGCGCTCTGGATTTGGCGGGTTCACGTGCCCCGGTCGCTTGGATTGAAGTTGATGCCAAGAAGATGTCAGGCGTGTTTAAAAACCGTCCTGAGCGTTCAGATCTTTCTGCGGACATCAATGAAAACCTGATCGTGGAACTGTATTCCAAGTAA
- the rpsQ gene encoding 30S ribosomal protein S17 has product MSETNARTVTGQVVSNKADKTITVLVERSVKHPVYGKIMKRSTKLHAHDENNECQSGDVVTIRESRPYSKQKTWTLVNIVERATSL; this is encoded by the coding sequence ATGTCAGAAACTAATGCTCGTACAGTAACCGGTCAGGTTGTTAGCAACAAAGCTGACAAGACCATTACTGTTCTGGTTGAGCGCAGCGTGAAGCACCCTGTGTACGGGAAGATCATGAAGCGTTCTACTAAGTTACATGCGCACGATGAAAACAATGAATGCCAGTCAGGCGACGTTGTCACGATTCGGGAGTCGCGTCCGTATTCCAAGCAGAAGACTTGGACTTTGGTAAACATCGTTGAGCGTGCAACCAGCCTGTAA
- the rpoA gene encoding DNA-directed RNA polymerase subunit alpha has translation MQRFINDFLIPRHIEVQEISPTRAKVVLEPLERGFGHTLGSALRRILLSSLPGAAIVEVEIEGVLHEYSAVEGVKEDVLDILLNLKGVAIKLHDRDEATLTLKKAGKGVITAGDIQLDHGVEIANPDHVIATLADSGSLSMTLRVVSGRGYQTAESRFSPDEESRAVGKLQLDASFSPVVRIAYNVDSARVEQRTDLDKLTLDIESNGTIEPEEAIRFAATILQHQLSSFVDLQSEAQKEPEKEEDRIDPILLRPVDDLELTVRSANCLKAENIYYIGDLIQRTEVELLKTPNLGKKSLTEIKDVLASKGLSLGMVLESWPPASLKNDDKVLG, from the coding sequence ATGCAGCGTTTTATCAACGACTTTCTCATTCCGCGACACATCGAGGTACAGGAGATATCGCCAACACGGGCCAAGGTGGTTTTAGAACCCCTGGAGCGTGGCTTTGGTCATACGCTGGGTAGTGCTCTGCGTCGTATTCTGCTGTCTTCGCTGCCCGGTGCAGCCATCGTCGAGGTGGAAATCGAAGGCGTACTGCACGAGTACAGCGCCGTTGAAGGTGTAAAAGAAGATGTCTTGGACATCTTGTTAAACCTGAAAGGCGTAGCAATCAAATTGCATGACCGTGACGAAGCCACCCTGACTTTGAAAAAAGCAGGCAAGGGCGTAATCACCGCGGGCGATATCCAACTGGATCATGGGGTGGAAATTGCCAACCCAGATCACGTGATCGCCACGTTGGCGGACAGCGGTTCACTGAGCATGACACTGCGTGTCGTCAGCGGCCGTGGTTACCAGACTGCCGAATCGCGCTTTTCACCAGATGAAGAGTCGCGTGCAGTCGGCAAACTGCAATTGGATGCATCGTTCAGTCCAGTGGTGCGTATCGCTTACAACGTTGACTCTGCCCGTGTAGAGCAGCGTACTGACCTCGATAAGTTAACATTGGACATCGAGTCTAATGGCACCATCGAGCCAGAAGAAGCGATTCGTTTTGCCGCAACCATTCTGCAACACCAGCTGTCGTCGTTCGTTGACCTGCAGTCTGAAGCGCAGAAAGAGCCGGAGAAGGAAGAAGATCGTATCGATCCAATCTTGCTGCGTCCGGTTGATGATCTGGAGCTGACTGTGCGTTCTGCGAACTGCCTGAAAGCTGAAAACATCTATTACATTGGTGATCTCATCCAGCGTACCGAAGTCGAATTGCTGAAGACGCCTAACCTGGGTAAAAAATCTTTGACCGAAATCAAAGATGTATTGGCCTCTAAAGGTCTGTCCCTGGGTATGGTGTTGGAGAGCTGGCCACCGGCTAGCCTCAAGAACGACGACAAGGTTCTGGGTTAA
- the secY gene encoding preprotein translocase subunit SecY has product MTKQGALPAGAQKGMGELGSRLLFVLLAILVYRIGAHIPVPGINPDQLAALFERNRDTILSMFNMFSGGALERMSIFALGIMPYISASIIMQLLTVVSPHIEQLKKEGEAGRRKMSQYTRYGTLVLAIIQSLAITVGLASQGIAFTDGAGAVPWNFYFVGMVTLTSGTMFMMWLGEQITERGVGNGISLLIFAGIVASLPAAFGQSFESARQGELNILLLLAIGVFAIAVVALVVFIERGQRKITINYAKRQQGRKVFAAQTSHLPLKINMAGVIPPIFASSLLIFPASIGTWFGQSENAGWLADMMVYLSPGQPLYYLLFTIAVVFFCYFYTAVTFNPKDVAENLKRSGAFVPGIRPGEQTARYVDGVSARLTLFGAGYIAVVSLVPQGLVQAAGAPFLFGGTSLLIVVVVVMDFMSQVQSHLMSHQYSSLMKKANLKGYSR; this is encoded by the coding sequence GTGACTAAACAAGGTGCACTGCCGGCTGGCGCACAGAAAGGTATGGGTGAGCTAGGCTCACGCTTACTTTTCGTGCTCCTCGCCATACTGGTATATCGCATCGGTGCGCATATACCGGTACCGGGAATTAATCCAGATCAACTGGCGGCGCTCTTTGAGCGCAACCGGGACACCATTCTGAGCATGTTTAACATGTTCTCAGGGGGTGCTCTTGAGCGGATGAGTATTTTTGCATTGGGTATCATGCCGTATATCTCGGCGTCGATCATTATGCAGCTGCTCACGGTGGTCAGCCCGCATATAGAACAGCTGAAGAAAGAAGGTGAGGCGGGTCGTCGTAAGATGAGCCAATACACTCGGTACGGTACCTTGGTGCTGGCCATCATTCAGTCACTTGCCATAACCGTTGGTTTGGCCAGTCAGGGTATTGCCTTCACCGATGGTGCTGGTGCGGTACCGTGGAACTTCTATTTTGTGGGTATGGTGACGTTAACGTCAGGCACCATGTTTATGATGTGGTTGGGTGAGCAGATTACAGAGCGCGGCGTCGGTAACGGCATCTCACTGTTGATCTTCGCAGGTATCGTAGCCAGCCTGCCAGCGGCATTCGGACAATCGTTCGAGTCGGCGCGGCAGGGCGAGCTGAATATCTTGCTGCTGTTGGCAATCGGTGTATTTGCGATTGCCGTGGTCGCCTTGGTGGTATTTATCGAACGCGGTCAGCGTAAGATCACCATCAACTACGCCAAGCGTCAGCAGGGTCGTAAGGTATTTGCGGCGCAAACCAGCCATCTGCCGTTGAAGATCAACATGGCGGGCGTTATTCCGCCGATCTTCGCATCTAGCCTGCTGATCTTTCCAGCGTCCATTGGTACCTGGTTTGGTCAGAGTGAAAATGCAGGTTGGTTGGCGGACATGATGGTTTACCTCAGTCCTGGCCAGCCACTGTACTACTTACTGTTTACTATAGCGGTCGTGTTTTTCTGCTACTTCTATACCGCAGTAACGTTCAACCCTAAAGACGTTGCAGAAAACCTGAAGCGCAGCGGTGCGTTTGTTCCCGGAATTCGTCCTGGTGAGCAGACTGCGCGTTACGTAGATGGGGTATCGGCTCGTCTCACGCTGTTCGGTGCGGGTTATATTGCCGTGGTGTCTTTGGTACCACAGGGCCTGGTTCAGGCTGCAGGCGCACCGTTTTTATTCGGTGGCACGTCGTTGCTCATCGTGGTGGTAGTGGTCATGGACTTTATGTCTCAGGTCCAGTCTCACCTGATGTCGCACCAGTACTCGTCACTTATGAAAAAGGCTAATTTGAAAGGCTACAGTCGTTAA
- the rpmC gene encoding 50S ribosomal protein L29: MKAKEIREKSVEELNQQLLDLLHDQFKYRMQKATGQLAQNHLLNVVRKDIARVKTVLHEKVGA, from the coding sequence ATGAAAGCTAAAGAAATCCGTGAGAAGTCAGTTGAAGAACTGAACCAGCAGCTGCTGGACTTGCTTCACGACCAATTCAAGTACCGTATGCAGAAGGCCACTGGCCAACTGGCTCAGAATCACCTTCTGAACGTCGTGCGTAAAGATATTGCTCGTGTCAAGACCGTACTGCACGAGAAGGTGGGAGCGTAA
- the rplR gene encoding 50S ribosomal protein L18: protein MDAKKQSRIRRARRSRMKIRELGVNRLCIHRTPRHIYAQVISPDGAKVLASASTLDTDLRSGATGNVDAATKVGQLIASRAKAAGVESVAFDRSGFKYHGRVKALADAAREGGLQF from the coding sequence ATGGACGCTAAAAAGCAATCTCGTATTCGCCGTGCTCGTCGTAGTCGGATGAAAATTCGTGAACTCGGCGTTAATCGCCTGTGCATTCATCGCACACCTCGGCACATTTACGCACAGGTAATTTCACCTGATGGCGCTAAAGTGCTGGCCAGTGCTTCAACACTGGACACGGATCTGCGCAGTGGCGCAACCGGTAACGTGGACGCAGCGACCAAAGTCGGTCAGCTGATTGCATCACGTGCCAAGGCGGCTGGCGTTGAAAGCGTAGCTTTCGATCGCTCCGGCTTCAAATATCACGGCCGTGTGAAAGCACTGGCTGATGCAGCCCGCGAAGGTGGATTACAGTTCTAG
- the rpsK gene encoding 30S ribosomal protein S11, with the protein MAKPGTNKSRKKVKKQIGDGIAHIFASFNNTIVTITDRQGNALSWATSGGSGFRGSRKSTPFAAQVAAERAGVAAQEYGVKNLDVEVKGPGPGRESAVRALNACGFKINNITDVTPIPHNGCRPPKKRRV; encoded by the coding sequence ATGGCTAAGCCAGGTACGAACAAGTCACGTAAGAAGGTGAAAAAGCAGATTGGTGATGGCATCGCCCACATCTTTGCTTCTTTCAACAACACCATCGTGACCATTACGGATCGCCAAGGAAACGCCCTGAGTTGGGCGACGTCCGGCGGCTCCGGTTTCCGTGGATCTCGCAAAAGTACTCCTTTCGCTGCTCAGGTAGCTGCTGAACGTGCCGGTGTTGCCGCACAAGAGTATGGCGTGAAAAACCTCGACGTCGAGGTTAAGGGTCCCGGACCGGGTCGTGAATCGGCAGTGCGCGCATTGAACGCCTGCGGCTTCAAGATCAACAACATTACAGATGTAACGCCGATTCCACATAACGGCTGTCGTCCACCCAAAAAACGTCGCGTGTAA